A stretch of Paludisphaera borealis DNA encodes these proteins:
- a CDS encoding DUF1553 domain-containing protein — MDQATPGGTMRHGPRLVTIAVWSTFAVACFASLREVPGADPKPAAAKTKATASSELTAVIDKTFEDAWAKANVRPAPSADDAEFVRRVYLDLVGKIPRVYETLAFLDDPAPTAEKRAKLVEMLLESPAYLSRATETYRAMLLPEAETDAQVRNVLPTFEAWLRKKVVDNAGYDKIVREVLTVSLGGRGRRAGNALDPRASPSPLAFYIAKDAKPENLAASASRLFLGVRMECAQCHNHPFSHWKREEFWGLAVFFGGVTRQGGNQAFGQIRENESPREMVIPGTTRVARAALPGEAETKWRRGASGREVLADWITAPDNPYFARAAVNRVWARFFGVGLVEPVDDLRDENPSAHPELHDRLAREFREHGYDLKYLIRAITASKPYGLTSAVGRSELAPPQLFAAMPLRSLSPDQLFDSLSQATGLGTTGQDMIGGDARSRFSELFANRDEKSTEGQVSILQALSLMNGPLITSATSPETGNTLAAVVDSPFLDTAGKIESLYLSALSRRPRADESAAMTAFVQQGKSESDRAKALGDVFWALLNSPEFRFNH; from the coding sequence TTGGATCAAGCCACTCCGGGAGGCACCATGCGGCACGGCCCGAGACTTGTGACGATCGCAGTGTGGTCGACCTTCGCCGTGGCCTGCTTCGCGTCGCTTCGCGAAGTTCCGGGGGCCGATCCGAAGCCGGCGGCCGCCAAGACCAAAGCCACGGCGTCAAGCGAACTGACCGCGGTGATCGATAAAACGTTCGAGGACGCCTGGGCCAAGGCGAACGTCCGCCCTGCCCCGTCGGCCGACGACGCTGAGTTCGTCCGCCGCGTCTACCTCGATCTCGTCGGCAAGATTCCCCGAGTCTATGAGACTCTCGCCTTTCTCGACGATCCGGCGCCGACTGCCGAGAAGCGGGCGAAGCTTGTGGAGATGCTCCTCGAAAGTCCGGCGTATCTCTCCCGAGCGACGGAAACGTACCGCGCGATGCTGCTTCCCGAAGCCGAGACCGACGCCCAGGTTCGCAACGTCCTGCCGACCTTCGAGGCCTGGCTGCGGAAGAAGGTCGTCGACAACGCCGGTTACGACAAGATCGTCCGCGAGGTTCTCACGGTCAGCCTCGGAGGTCGGGGCCGGCGCGCGGGGAATGCGCTCGACCCGAGAGCTTCGCCGTCTCCGTTGGCCTTCTACATCGCCAAGGACGCCAAGCCCGAGAACCTGGCCGCCAGCGCCTCGCGGCTGTTTCTCGGCGTGCGCATGGAGTGCGCCCAGTGCCACAACCACCCGTTCTCGCACTGGAAGCGGGAGGAGTTCTGGGGCCTCGCGGTTTTCTTCGGCGGGGTGACTCGACAGGGAGGGAATCAGGCCTTCGGCCAGATCCGCGAGAACGAGTCGCCGCGCGAGATGGTGATCCCCGGCACGACGAGGGTCGCCCGCGCGGCCTTGCCCGGCGAGGCGGAAACGAAGTGGCGTCGGGGCGCGTCGGGCCGCGAGGTTCTGGCCGACTGGATCACGGCTCCCGACAATCCGTATTTCGCCCGAGCGGCCGTCAATCGCGTCTGGGCCCGATTCTTCGGCGTCGGACTCGTCGAGCCGGTCGACGACTTGCGCGACGAGAACCCCTCGGCCCATCCCGAGCTTCACGACCGCCTGGCTCGTGAGTTTCGCGAGCACGGCTACGATCTCAAGTACCTGATCCGCGCGATCACCGCCAGCAAGCCGTACGGGTTGACCAGCGCGGTCGGCCGTTCCGAGCTGGCCCCCCCCCAGTTGTTCGCAGCGATGCCATTGCGGAGCCTCTCTCCCGACCAGCTTTTCGACTCGCTCTCCCAGGCCACGGGGCTTGGAACGACGGGCCAGGACATGATCGGCGGCGACGCCCGGTCTCGGTTCAGCGAGCTGTTCGCCAACCGCGATGAAAAATCGACGGAGGGGCAAGTCTCCATCCTTCAGGCGCTTTCGTTGATGAACGGCCCGTTGATCACTTCGGCGACGAGTCCCGAGACCGGGAATACGCTGGCCGCCGTCGTCGACTCGCCGTTCCTCGACACGGCGGGAAAAATCGAATCGCTCTACCTCTCGGCCCTCAGTCGTCGCCCCCGAGCCGACGAGTCGGCCGCGATGACCGCCTTCGTGCAGCAGGGAAAGAGCGAGAGCGATCGCGCGAAAGCTCTCGGCGACGTCTTTTGGGCGCTGCTGAACAGTCCTGAGTTTCGGTTCAATCACTGA
- a CDS encoding DUF1501 domain-containing protein — protein MTSFRSTRNAGGLSRRALMRLAAAGAVGCSVSGWIEALAANAAADPKRRKACILLWMSGGPTQTDTFDPKPGHANGGEFKAIDTAVAGVKISEHLPGLAKRMNDLALIRSMSTKEGDHGRATFTMRTGYLPAGPIRYPTLGSLLSKELGDDAAELPNFVSVAPVRALNPAAFSSGFLGPQFAPLVVGERAVTTPGGGRDARNLSFAVEDLNLPAGIDPHRSDSRLALLDAMRRDFGGRHPGVSPESHDDAYQRAVRLMRSSAGKAFELDEEPATLRDAYGRTPFGQGCLLARRLVERGVPFVEVTLSSAQSSGGLGWDTHAGNFDAVKQLSGVLDPAWSTLIDDLRTRGLLDSTLIVWMGEFGRTPKINSNAGRDHFPDAWTAVLGGGGIKGGQFVGDTGVDGMKVTDRPVAVPDFLATICKALGVDPMAQNLAEAGRPIRLVDPKAKPIQEVLA, from the coding sequence ATGACCTCCTTTCGATCGACGCGTAACGCCGGGGGGCTCTCCCGTCGCGCCCTGATGAGGCTCGCCGCCGCGGGCGCGGTCGGTTGTTCGGTCTCGGGCTGGATCGAGGCCCTGGCGGCGAACGCCGCCGCCGACCCGAAGCGCCGGAAGGCGTGCATTCTGCTTTGGATGTCGGGAGGCCCGACCCAGACCGACACCTTTGATCCCAAACCGGGGCACGCCAACGGCGGCGAATTCAAGGCGATCGACACCGCCGTGGCGGGCGTCAAGATCAGCGAGCACCTGCCGGGGCTGGCGAAGCGGATGAACGACCTGGCCCTCATCCGCTCGATGAGCACGAAAGAAGGGGACCACGGCCGGGCCACGTTCACGATGCGGACAGGCTACCTTCCCGCCGGTCCCATCCGCTACCCGACGCTCGGCTCGCTGCTCTCGAAGGAACTCGGCGATGACGCTGCGGAGCTGCCCAACTTCGTCAGCGTCGCGCCGGTGCGGGCGTTGAATCCGGCGGCCTTCAGCTCGGGCTTTCTCGGGCCGCAGTTCGCGCCGCTGGTTGTCGGCGAGCGCGCCGTGACGACGCCGGGAGGCGGCCGCGACGCGCGGAACTTGTCGTTCGCGGTGGAGGATTTGAACCTTCCCGCCGGCATCGATCCGCATCGATCCGACTCTCGCCTGGCCCTGCTCGATGCGATGCGCCGCGACTTCGGCGGACGTCATCCGGGGGTCTCTCCGGAGAGCCACGACGACGCCTATCAGCGCGCCGTACGGCTGATGAGGTCGTCGGCGGGGAAAGCGTTCGAGCTTGACGAGGAACCGGCGACGCTCCGCGACGCCTACGGGCGGACGCCGTTCGGTCAGGGGTGCTTGCTCGCCCGCCGGCTCGTCGAGCGCGGAGTGCCGTTCGTGGAGGTGACCTTGTCGTCGGCCCAATCGTCGGGAGGGCTCGGATGGGACACCCACGCCGGGAACTTCGACGCCGTGAAGCAGTTGAGCGGAGTCCTCGACCCGGCCTGGTCGACCTTGATCGACGACCTTCGCACCCGAGGATTGCTCGACTCGACCTTGATCGTCTGGATGGGCGAGTTCGGCCGAACCCCCAAGATCAACTCCAACGCCGGCCGGGACCACTTCCCCGACGCCTGGACCGCGGTTCTCGGCGGCGGCGGAATCAAGGGAGGCCAGTTCGTCGGCGATACGGGCGTGGACGGCATGAAGGTCACGGACAGGCCCGTGGCCGTGCCCGACTTTCTGGCCACGATCTGCAAGGCGCTCGGCGTCGACCCGATGGCCCAGAACCTGGCCGAGGCCGGGCGGCCGATTCGACTCGTCGACCCGAAAGCGAAGCCGATTCAAGAGGTGCTCGCATGA
- a CDS encoding EF-hand domain-containing protein: protein MIRSGAFRLLSATAPAFLAAILGSAPSRSEADDRPDPAPASDREGPQDLMFLADGRPVFIRLKFDTGGRGFRSAWLDAVKELHGYLDRDGDGTLTRQEADRGGLPTMVRAATGNNAALPTADLDADPRDGKVSLDELAAVLRPALGPFRVQVDRLAVEKTDALFNQLDRDKNGRLSQAELRSAVASLRRFDLDDDEQISPDELDPFRNPTAAQFEVDDTRRGRFTAVPPVIELSAEAPSVRPVRMLLRRYDTGAGEGAVGGDNRLSHGEFGIDPRDFEAADADADSALDSEELRRYLAKAAPDVELTVKLPDDGKTPASIEVGSSGSKAVPPGVRVQRISSSDIEVAVGEVNLEFHADAGARGDEAAKSYYQNLFRAADVDKNMYLEKSEVKDQAPLSSLFDLLDRDGDGKVDLKEVDAFSERQSRVARSQLVLSAADQGRAIFAIVDLNRDRKLGEREVRSAVDRVSSWDRNGDGQVSADEIPHHFQMTIGRGRFNPFHANLAIGHHVPAPVAKPAASGPEWFRRMDRNHDGDVSRREFLGPRADFDRLDVDRDGLLNPDEAAAAKS from the coding sequence ATGATTCGCTCTGGCGCGTTCCGCCTGCTCTCGGCGACGGCTCCGGCGTTTCTGGCCGCGATCCTGGGCTCGGCTCCCTCCCGCTCGGAGGCCGACGACCGTCCCGACCCCGCGCCTGCGAGTGATCGCGAGGGGCCCCAGGACCTCATGTTTCTCGCCGACGGCCGCCCGGTGTTCATTCGGTTGAAGTTCGACACCGGCGGCCGAGGGTTCCGCTCGGCGTGGCTCGACGCCGTGAAAGAGTTGCACGGCTATCTCGACCGCGACGGCGACGGCACGCTGACCCGCCAGGAGGCCGACCGCGGCGGCCTGCCCACGATGGTTCGCGCCGCGACCGGCAACAACGCCGCTCTGCCGACCGCCGACCTCGACGCCGATCCGCGCGACGGCAAGGTCTCGCTGGACGAGCTGGCCGCCGTGCTTCGTCCCGCGCTGGGACCGTTTCGGGTTCAGGTCGACCGCCTCGCGGTCGAGAAGACCGACGCCTTGTTCAATCAACTCGACCGTGACAAGAACGGCCGCCTCTCGCAAGCCGAGCTGCGGTCGGCGGTCGCTTCGCTTCGTCGATTCGACCTCGACGACGACGAACAGATCAGCCCCGACGAACTCGATCCGTTCCGCAACCCGACGGCCGCGCAGTTCGAGGTCGACGACACCCGGCGCGGCCGGTTCACGGCCGTCCCTCCCGTGATCGAGCTGTCCGCCGAGGCCCCTTCGGTCCGCCCCGTCCGGATGCTCTTGCGGCGGTACGACACGGGCGCCGGCGAAGGCGCGGTCGGGGGCGACAACCGGCTTTCGCACGGCGAGTTCGGCATCGATCCCCGTGACTTCGAGGCCGCCGACGCCGACGCCGACTCGGCTCTCGACTCCGAGGAACTACGTCGCTATCTGGCCAAGGCCGCCCCGGACGTCGAACTGACCGTCAAGCTGCCCGACGACGGCAAGACGCCCGCCTCGATCGAGGTCGGCAGCTCGGGCTCCAAAGCGGTCCCGCCGGGGGTGCGGGTTCAGCGGATCTCCAGCTCCGACATCGAGGTGGCCGTCGGCGAGGTGAATCTCGAATTCCACGCCGACGCCGGCGCCCGCGGCGACGAGGCCGCGAAGTCCTACTATCAGAACCTGTTCCGCGCCGCCGACGTCGACAAGAACATGTATCTGGAAAAGTCGGAGGTGAAGGACCAGGCGCCTCTGTCCTCTTTGTTCGATCTCCTGGATCGCGACGGCGACGGCAAGGTGGATCTCAAGGAGGTCGACGCCTTCTCCGAACGCCAGTCGCGCGTCGCGCGCAGCCAGTTGGTTCTCTCGGCGGCCGACCAGGGCCGCGCGATCTTCGCGATCGTGGATCTGAACCGCGACCGCAAGCTAGGCGAGCGCGAGGTTCGCAGCGCCGTCGACCGGGTGTCGTCCTGGGACCGCAACGGTGACGGTCAGGTGAGCGCCGATGAGATCCCTCATCACTTCCAGATGACGATCGGCCGAGGTCGGTTCAATCCCTTCCACGCGAACCTGGCGATCGGCCACCACGTCCCCGCTCCTGTCGCGAAGCCGGCCGCCTCCGGCCCGGAGTGGTTCCGCAGGATGGATCGCAACCACGACGGCGACGTCTCCCGTCGTGAATTCCTCGGCCCGCGCGCCGACTTCGACCGGCTCGACGTCGATCGCGACGGACTCCTGAATCCCGACGAAGCCGCCGCCGCGAAGTCGTAG
- a CDS encoding glutamine amidotransferase, which yields MSVESTLQWAPPFSIALVTAAVVGIAATALLLRKTAGRPIAPARRRSLLVLRLLTLAVLGLILLNPIRVDETAGPIERPKVVYLLDSSQSMALGKAGTRFDQVVGVIRDRGLSNDPKAGAQVSVFRFGDRLAAVDPASLNPHPTTDDSTPRSAPGEALAAAPGASQEPPEPTDSDTRLAASLEGLAGRFDSTPPQAVVVFSDGRARDPERADAIARAYRKLNVPVHVFPVGEEDVGGDVAIVSMVAPTQARKFSEIASQVFVRSFGYAGRGAELKIVALDPSGQPSAVLARTPISLQDGLATYTLSFSSGDEDRKIAAVIDPQPGEVSAENNQFTTELSIDHTKIRVLYLEGATESFVANRATGGRGANSSTAGEVKGAYSPLLEALTEDPDIECAAVTLLTGASGNVSFFTRADARLRGLPSTASEFFAFDALILSNVPREALGDEQLAWLEDWIGHRGGGLCMAGGPNSFASGRWNESSVAKMLPVELSAVGRDWLDDPVTLRPSNAGRLHPIWHISTDEVKNRDLLKTLPAFQGHNRLGRLKPGAEAVATDGDASPSPLIAAQPFGRGRTMAMLTGVTRRYANDFSLRWGEGDARYYNKFWRNVVYWLTENSSIARRRLLAETDKRLYRPGEPIMVRAHAFDENAAATLGYRVAVSIEPRSASDAASDLSPLRRPSGLPSESAEATAAGGPLLPWGDEFELTRSAADTAYNAKLDIATAKSLPPGVTLTQGLRIELTAYEDNTQVDSTAIEVQVLDDPTEQQNPLPDHALLRRIAEQSGGTVLKTADDLSSMLAGLPRIVGPSEIKTVPAWSTWPLLLALLALLTIEWVWRRRLGLA from the coding sequence ATGAGCGTTGAATCGACCCTGCAATGGGCGCCTCCTTTTTCGATCGCCCTCGTCACGGCGGCGGTTGTGGGAATCGCGGCGACGGCCCTGCTGCTGCGCAAGACCGCCGGCCGCCCCATCGCGCCGGCGAGACGGCGGTCGCTCCTGGTCCTTCGGCTGCTCACCTTGGCGGTCCTCGGCTTGATCCTCCTCAATCCCATTCGGGTCGACGAGACGGCCGGGCCGATCGAGCGGCCGAAGGTGGTTTATCTGCTGGATTCGTCCCAGAGCATGGCCCTGGGCAAAGCGGGGACGCGATTTGATCAGGTCGTCGGAGTCATCCGAGACCGAGGCTTGTCGAACGACCCGAAGGCGGGCGCGCAGGTGAGCGTCTTTCGCTTCGGCGACCGCCTCGCCGCCGTCGATCCGGCGTCGCTGAATCCCCATCCCACAACCGACGACTCGACGCCTCGATCGGCCCCCGGAGAAGCGCTCGCCGCCGCGCCGGGGGCTTCACAGGAACCGCCCGAGCCGACCGACTCCGACACGCGGCTCGCCGCCTCGCTTGAAGGACTCGCGGGGCGGTTCGACTCGACTCCTCCGCAAGCCGTCGTGGTTTTCTCGGACGGCCGCGCGCGCGATCCGGAACGGGCCGACGCGATCGCTCGCGCCTATCGCAAGCTGAACGTTCCCGTCCATGTCTTCCCCGTCGGCGAGGAAGACGTCGGAGGCGACGTGGCGATCGTCAGCATGGTCGCGCCGACTCAGGCGCGCAAGTTTTCCGAGATCGCCAGCCAGGTGTTCGTCCGGAGCTTCGGCTACGCGGGACGTGGAGCGGAGTTGAAGATCGTCGCTCTCGATCCGTCCGGTCAACCCAGCGCCGTGCTGGCCCGGACTCCGATCTCGCTCCAGGACGGCCTTGCCACGTATACGCTTAGCTTCTCATCGGGCGACGAGGACCGGAAAATCGCCGCCGTGATCGATCCCCAGCCGGGCGAGGTTTCAGCCGAGAACAACCAATTCACGACCGAGTTGTCGATCGATCATACGAAGATCCGCGTCCTCTACCTGGAAGGGGCGACCGAGAGCTTCGTCGCCAATCGGGCGACGGGCGGGCGCGGCGCCAATTCGTCGACCGCGGGCGAAGTGAAGGGGGCTTATTCGCCGCTGCTGGAAGCGCTGACCGAAGACCCGGACATTGAATGCGCGGCCGTGACGCTGTTGACCGGGGCCTCCGGAAACGTGTCGTTCTTCACCCGAGCCGACGCACGGCTGCGAGGATTGCCGTCGACGGCTTCGGAGTTTTTCGCCTTCGACGCGCTCATCCTCAGCAACGTTCCTCGCGAAGCGCTCGGCGACGAGCAACTCGCCTGGCTCGAAGACTGGATCGGCCATCGCGGGGGAGGGCTCTGCATGGCGGGGGGGCCGAACTCGTTCGCCTCGGGCCGGTGGAACGAATCCTCGGTGGCGAAGATGCTTCCCGTCGAGTTGTCTGCCGTCGGCCGCGACTGGCTCGACGACCCGGTGACTCTGCGACCGTCCAACGCCGGACGCCTGCATCCGATCTGGCACATTTCCACCGACGAAGTGAAGAACCGCGACCTGCTCAAAACGCTGCCGGCGTTCCAGGGCCACAACCGGCTCGGCCGGCTGAAGCCGGGGGCCGAGGCCGTGGCGACCGACGGCGACGCCTCGCCGTCCCCCTTGATCGCCGCTCAGCCGTTCGGCCGAGGACGCACGATGGCGATGCTGACGGGCGTCACCCGGCGGTACGCCAACGACTTCAGCCTTCGCTGGGGCGAGGGCGACGCGCGCTATTACAACAAATTCTGGCGCAACGTGGTTTACTGGCTGACCGAGAATTCGTCGATCGCTCGGCGACGGCTGCTCGCCGAAACCGATAAACGACTCTATCGACCCGGCGAGCCGATCATGGTGCGGGCGCACGCGTTCGACGAGAACGCCGCGGCGACGCTCGGCTATCGAGTCGCCGTGTCGATCGAGCCCAGAAGCGCCTCCGACGCCGCCTCCGATCTCTCTCCCTTGCGACGCCCCTCGGGCCTGCCCAGCGAATCGGCCGAGGCGACCGCCGCCGGGGGGCCGCTCCTCCCCTGGGGCGACGAGTTCGAGCTGACGCGGTCGGCCGCCGATACCGCGTACAACGCCAAGCTCGATATCGCGACCGCGAAGTCTCTGCCGCCCGGCGTGACCTTGACTCAGGGCCTGCGCATCGAGCTGACCGCCTACGAGGACAACACGCAGGTCGACAGCACGGCGATCGAAGTGCAGGTGCTCGACGACCCGACCGAACAACAAAATCCGTTGCCCGATCACGCCCTGCTGCGACGGATCGCCGAGCAGTCGGGCGGGACCGTGCTCAAAACCGCCGACGACCTCTCCTCGATGCTCGCCGGGCTGCCGCGAATCGTCGGTCCTTCCGAGATCAAGACGGTTCCCGCCTGGAGCACGTGGCCGCTGCTGCTCGCGCTCCTGGCCCTGCTGACGATCGAGTGGGTCTGGCGGCGGCGGCTCGGGCTCGCCTGA
- a CDS encoding BatA domain-containing protein: MQFVQFGMLGALAALAIPIVIHLLFRNRPRTIELGTLQFLHVVLRENARKRKVKRWLLLALRLACVALAALMFARPFLPALEPKIGDRLVIVLIDRSASMGLTPGPSPLGKAVELARRIVDRLGPNTKLEAAVFDREVVPMKDPASELRAGLEPASGTGTDYAAALAWARDLCVRSRETRKEIHLFTDLQRSGLDRGERVELPADVDVQIIDVGRPFPKNVAVTAVAASPSAPRPGGSTTVTAAVRNASPLPLAGVPVRLHLEFDGDERDQEKTIDLDGGAESAVVFDLKKLPAGVWRGAVRVEVEGDQLAIDDRRYLAVSVAPPAAIRILDGDPGRNGIGGETYYLRAALQLAPNGKTYAKSPFELTTTDASGEGGTAVPPLEGVSVVVLANIGLLEVADATRLAAFVEAGGGLIVFTGDRFGPKAAKALADVGLGVGAVGDASRSTDLPWRLDRWETSHTVFQPFANPEHGDLHRPAFTTITPIQPSPSARVLASFRGGTPALLETSHGKGKVLWFASACDRDWGDWPRGRLYVPLVHQMASYVSGHADGGPVRRLLAADGQAPGVSEQDGIVRIVNADPFESDSARTTPREFAGRFGFRIPDAPAMSSTDEADAAVASAKPDERLRRDEVWPQLAAALLGFLLLEQFLANRTAA, from the coding sequence ATGCAATTCGTCCAGTTCGGAATGCTTGGAGCCCTGGCCGCGCTGGCGATTCCGATCGTCATCCATCTTCTCTTCCGCAACCGCCCGAGAACGATCGAACTCGGAACGCTCCAGTTCCTTCACGTCGTGCTCCGCGAGAACGCCCGGAAGCGGAAGGTCAAGCGCTGGCTCCTTCTCGCCCTGCGGCTCGCGTGCGTCGCGCTGGCCGCGTTGATGTTCGCTCGGCCCTTCTTGCCGGCGCTCGAACCGAAAATCGGCGATCGACTTGTGATCGTGCTGATCGACCGATCCGCGAGCATGGGCCTGACGCCAGGCCCGTCTCCCCTCGGGAAAGCCGTGGAGCTGGCGCGGCGGATCGTCGATCGGCTCGGTCCGAACACGAAGCTCGAAGCCGCCGTCTTCGATCGCGAAGTCGTCCCGATGAAAGATCCCGCCAGTGAACTTCGAGCCGGGCTTGAGCCGGCTTCGGGAACGGGCACGGATTACGCGGCGGCCCTGGCCTGGGCTCGCGACCTCTGCGTTCGCTCGCGAGAAACGCGGAAGGAGATTCATCTCTTCACCGACCTGCAACGCTCGGGGCTCGATCGAGGCGAACGGGTCGAGTTGCCGGCCGACGTGGACGTTCAGATCATCGACGTCGGCCGGCCGTTTCCGAAGAACGTCGCGGTGACGGCCGTGGCCGCATCCCCCTCGGCCCCGAGACCGGGGGGTTCGACCACGGTGACGGCGGCGGTTCGGAACGCGTCGCCGTTGCCTCTGGCCGGCGTACCGGTTCGCCTCCACCTTGAATTCGACGGCGACGAACGCGACCAGGAAAAGACGATCGACCTGGACGGCGGAGCGGAGTCGGCGGTCGTCTTCGATCTCAAGAAGCTTCCCGCCGGAGTCTGGCGCGGCGCCGTGAGAGTCGAGGTCGAAGGCGACCAACTGGCGATCGACGATCGCCGCTACCTCGCCGTCTCCGTCGCTCCTCCGGCGGCGATCCGGATACTGGACGGCGATCCGGGGCGAAACGGAATCGGCGGCGAGACTTACTATCTGCGGGCCGCGCTTCAACTCGCACCGAACGGAAAGACGTACGCGAAGTCGCCGTTCGAGTTGACGACGACCGATGCGTCGGGCGAGGGGGGAACCGCCGTTCCGCCGCTGGAAGGCGTCTCAGTAGTCGTGCTCGCGAACATCGGCTTGCTGGAAGTCGCCGACGCGACTCGACTCGCCGCGTTCGTCGAGGCGGGAGGCGGGTTGATCGTCTTCACCGGCGATCGGTTCGGGCCCAAGGCGGCGAAAGCGCTCGCCGACGTCGGCCTCGGCGTCGGCGCGGTCGGCGACGCATCGCGATCGACCGACCTGCCGTGGCGGCTCGATCGCTGGGAGACGTCGCACACCGTCTTTCAACCGTTCGCGAACCCTGAACACGGCGATCTCCACCGCCCGGCCTTCACGACGATCACGCCGATCCAACCGTCGCCCTCGGCCCGCGTTCTGGCTTCGTTCCGCGGAGGAACCCCCGCGCTGCTGGAGACGAGCCACGGCAAGGGGAAGGTCCTCTGGTTCGCATCGGCCTGCGACCGCGATTGGGGCGACTGGCCTCGCGGCCGGCTCTACGTCCCGCTCGTCCACCAGATGGCCTCTTACGTCTCGGGCCATGCCGACGGCGGCCCCGTCCGCCGCCTCCTGGCCGCCGACGGCCAGGCGCCCGGCGTCAGTGAACAGGATGGGATCGTCCGCATCGTCAACGCCGACCCGTTCGAGTCCGACTCGGCCCGGACGACTCCTCGCGAGTTCGCCGGGCGATTCGGGTTTCGAATCCCCGACGCGCCCGCGATGAGTTCAACCGACGAGGCCGACGCCGCCGTCGCGTCCGCCAAACCCGACGAGCGGCTGCGACGAGACGAGGTCTGGCCTCAACTCGCCGCGGCCTTGCTCGGGTTCTTGCTCCTCGAACAATTTCTCGCCAACCGAACGGCTGCCTGA